The DNA segment CGTCCTGTATCACATGGAGGGGGTCACCACGATGTCATGATTGATGGCAGACCGATGGGGAGAAGATACTGGATATTTTTCTGTTAGATTTTCAGATCAACTTTTTTTTGCAAGCTTTTTGGCTCCAGTTTAACATATTTCACTGGCACGTTTATCATTCATCATTCATACAACAGCTGCCACCTTCAGTATATCATTGAAGCAACTGCTTAAACAGATTGTACAAATTAAACAATCAAGATTAACATAATATTTCAATATTAATTTACACAACAAAGTAAAAATATTGTATAAACTCCAAGAGCAGAAGCACAAAATGCATTCTGAATGACACATATTCTTCCTCAGGTGGAGCGGTGCATGATAATAattaggtgggtgcttatatttgtccagTTTCACACAAGTGTGTTTTATATGTATGCGTGAATTGGAAATGTgatttttgcatatcccaactgtcaggtgcgtcgtaaaaagtggaccaaaacgcagcgggtgcAGTGGTCATCTTCttcttttattttaataaacatgaacacttaacaaaaataacaaacaacgacaaaaaacagtcctgtaaggctacacagctatacatggaacaactacccacaaaacccatggaaaaacacccctactaaataggaccttcaattagaggcaatgaggaatagctgcctccaattgaaggtcaacccaataaactaaacatagaaatagaagaaccagaacaaacatagaaatacaataacatagaacataacccccccaaaaaccgaaacacacaaaacaaacacacccctgccacgtcctgaccaactacaataacaaaatgacccctttactggtcaggacgtgacaccaactCCCCCTGACAGACCCTCTGAGAGTGAGGTCACAGCgagggatcagccattattgatggCGACcatggagcaattagggttaaatgccttgctcaagggcacattgacacatttttcacctagttggcttggggatttgaaccagcatcATTTTGGTTGATgtcccaacactcttaactgctaggtTGCCTGCCGCCGGCATAGTCTACATCAATAAGAATTAGCTTAGCTTCAATATTTGAACCTGTGAATTAGCCTCAGGTAGGTAATGTGTTGGATGACAGGAGTGACAAGTACACAGAAACAAGCAAACAATGATTTGTATAAACTTCTCTCAGGAGAGACGCTATCCAGTGTATGGATCCTTACTCTACTGTCCAACGCCACAGCAGTGGTAGAGAAGCCATCAGAATTTGCATTGACAACAACCACAAGAAAGACTCAAAATGAAGATTTTATATCTCTGTGCGTTAGCAGCATGTGCGTGGACGTCCGAGTCACTCATACGGTATGATACACAGAAGATGTGTTTTTAATAGCATTTTTAGTTCATTTATAAAACTTCATTATTAACTGCATTATTAACTGCATTAGTAATgtgtggtttgcaactgcacattacCTAAATTATGCAGTAATTCTATATGAATTATGTAGTGATAAAAAGAGATTGCTGCAGATCTATATAAAAGTATACTGCTTAAAACATTATTACTAGTCTAGAGACCTTTTTCGTTCATACTTAGTGAAGGCTCGACAAAGGTCCTAGAGGCACTGAGAAGATCCTTATGTCCTGTGTaccttttttgtttattttgctaTCCAGTATACCCCTCACAAAGTGTAACTCCTTGAGACAATCTATGTCTGACTCAGAGAGGGATTTCAGTCGTCTATTCCATGATTCCTACTCCGACAACTTTGACGACGATGACGCCAGTGGGTCCAGCAAAGTGGCTCTGAGGAACTATGTTGATGTAAGGGTCTGCTCGCCTTATAAGTCCTATAAGTCGTATAAGTCCTATAAAATTCTTATTTAATTTGCACAGTAAGTGGCCTTATGCACAGTAACTCAAGTCATACTTCACCCATTATGCATTACTCATTATGCATTGGTTTTGATATATCTTCTTCATCGTTGATGTGATTGTGTCTTCAGGCTCAGTTCTATGGAGAGATTAGTTTAGGAACCCCACCTCAAATGTTCAGGGTGACCTTTGACACTGGATCCAACAATCTCTGGGTGCCCTCTTCCAAGTGCTCCGTCGCTGACATCACATGCTGTAAGTCTCTCATCATGCACTGTGCACATGGGTAGCATTTTCTCAGACTATTCCCTGTAGCATATACACTTAAAGTACAAAACATGTTTACTGTAGGATTATCATGTATATTATATGTTACTGCAATGTAATGTTAGCACAGTCAGAGTATAGGAAAGTTAAAGGCGTatggaaatatacactgagtgtacaaaacattaagaacactgctctttccatgacagactgaccaggtgaatccaggtgaaaactatgatcccttattgatgtcatattttaaaaccacttcaatcagtgcagatgaaggggaggagacaggctaaagaaggacttttaagccttgagacaatttagatataggttgtgtatgtgtgccattcagagggtgaatgggcaagacaaaatatttaagtgcctttgaacagggcatggtagtaggtgctaggcaCATCGGTTtgagtttgtcaagaactgcaatgctgctgggtttttcatgctcaacagtttcctgtgtgtatcaagaatggtccagcacccaaaggacatccagccaacttgacataactatgagaagcattggagtcaacatgggccagcatccctgtggaacgctttcaacaccttgtagagtccatgccctgatgaattgaggctgttctgagggcaaaagggggtgcaactcaataataggaaggtgtttctaatgttttgcaCACTCAGTGTAAATTTGAAGTAAATGGATATAAGGTTTAAAAATAAAGATAGAGAGAGTTAAGAGTTAAAACCCAAGGCTGATCATGTATGTTAATACTAGGAATAAACATGAGAATTGTGACTTCCTGTCTTAGCTGTTTTTTTGTTCAGAAAACACCATATCAAACTGATGATGTATGTTTAGCGTTGTATTGCAGTGATTCACCGGAAATACAATGATACCAAGTCCAGCACATATGTCAAGGGTGGAAGAAAGTTTTCAATGCATTATGGACTGGGAAGTGTAACTGGGTATCTCAGCCAGGATACGTGCACAGTAAGTTTGGAAAGGAGGAGAAATGAATGGCTGCCACCGACAGATTATATAGTTTTAAATCATCTGATTTGCTCTTCTGTCAGATTGGAAGTGTATCCGTAAAAGATCAGGTGTTTGGTGAGGCCGTCAAGATATATGGAGCGAACTTCGTTGGTGCTAAGTTCGATGGAGTTCTGGGAATGTCTTACCCAACGGATGATGCCATGAGCCCTGTCTTTGACAACATAATGAAAGAGAAGCTGTTGGCGGAGAATGTTTTCTCCTTCTACCTCAACCACAAGTGAGTGGCGATAGTGAAGTGGAACGCAGATCATTATTGTATTTTATACATATTTATCCAGAAAGTCCCATTGAGAAGAACTCTTTCCCAAGGGAGATCTGAATGAGCTGTAGTTAACATGGCAGTTTTAGAATCTACTTGTGCCACTGGAAATGTACTGCAGATGCTGTCTTCTGATGGGCGCTACTGTTCTGTGACAGGATCTCCTCCAACCAGCCAGGGGGACAGCTAGTGCTGGGAGGGACTGACCCTGCATACTACACTGGGGACTTCCACTATGTCAACATCACCACAAAGGACCTCTGGAACATCCACATGGATGGGTCAGTGCTGCTAACCAGTGTATTTATTATAACCAGTGTATTTATTACAGCCAGTGTATTTATTACAAccagtgtattttattttaaagtaactgtccattgTTTTCAGATTTATGAAATTACAATATGTGTGAAATAGTTTTTTCTCCCAAAATGTTTTAATTAAGTATGTTGAAAATCAATTTTTCTGTTTTGGAAGGGTATCGGCATATCCCAGAATAATGTGGGTGTATACCGGtcttgtcacggttgttgtatgaaggagttccacatctttatttctatgtgaaactatgcaagacagacaaactataaacaaaaaacaataaaccgtgacgaagaggtccatcatgcataaactcaaaataatctcccacaaacactagtgggaaaaacaacaacttaaatatgatccccaattagagacaacgatgaccagctgcctctaattgggaatcatacgaaaaccccaacctagaacacaacatagaaaatgtaaactagacataaaccccaacatagaaaaaagaaactagaaccaaacatagaaataaataaactagacaaaatccCCCGGTCACGCCCTgaactactctaccatagaaaaatacgagctctctatggtcaggacgtgacagtacccccccccccccccccaaaggtgcggactccggccgcaaaacctgaaaccaaaagggagggttgggggggtgtcTAGTCTTGGTGGCGGctttggtgcaggacgaagaacctacTCATCCTGTGGATCCTCCCacatcggaggcggttctggtgcgggacgaagaaccctctcatcccgCGAATACGctagcataggaggcggctctggtgcaggacgaagaaccctctcatcctgcaagCAATGCAGACGTCGAAGTTCACCAGTCTCCATTAACTCTGTACATGATGACTCAGTTGCGACCAAGCAATGTGACTGCTACATCGAGGGTGTTAAAACCTCACTGGTGACTGACACtgaagcaaatatgtcacttttgaacAAAGCCACTTATGACTAATTCTTCTCACGTTCCACTCCAGAGACCAGCAGTATTCCTCTACAGCTACAACCACACACCAATCTCAATCATTGAGACTGTCTCACTGCCAGTCTGTTACAACAAAACCACACCGGCCAGCCAGTTCTACGTTGCCTGCACCAGAGCCTATGGAGTACTCACAACTGTTTAAGGGGCCAGGTCACCTCAGAGGTTTTGTCCACTGGCCTACAGTCATCAAAGAGGTCAAGCCAGTAATCTAGCCATTGTGGAGGGTTCCGCTGACCCTTCGGGAGCCCATTGACAAGGGACTTGACAACCTACTTGACGCCTCGCCATGGGTCTCAAACCTGGTCGTTGTGCCCAAGAAAAATTGTGATCTTTGGATCTGCATGGACCTCAGGGCCGTGAACAACTGTTCCTCTTTGACGGCTTCTGAAAAAAAGATGCACCATGGACATGGACTCAGGACTGTCGGGATGCTGTACAGGAGCTCAAGGTGCAGCTTACATCGACACCGACACTGGCTCACTTTGACACATCAACACAAACGATTGTCCCCTGTAATGCCTCGACAGTGGCCCTTGAAGCTGTTTTGTCTCAACTGCATGGAGGCGTGGAACGGCCAGTGGCCTTTGCCTCACGGGCCTTGTCTCCGATTGAACAAAAGTACTCTGTGGGAGAGTAGGACGCCATGGCTTGCATGTGGGCGTGCGAGCGCTGGCACTTGTAATTGTAAGGCAGAACATTCAAACTCCGCACAGACCATCAAGCCCTCACAGCACTGCTGGCCACATAGGGCTCCGGACATAAGCCTCTATGGCTCTACTGGTCATTCATGACTTGCATTCGAAATGGGCAGAAGCCGTGCCGTTGTCCTCTACTACCACATAGATGATCATCCAAACACTGGATAAGCTGTTCTGTCAGTGGGGGTTGCCCAGCACAATTACGACAGACAATGGACCCCAGCTTGTCTCGAATAATCTGTCTGTGTACCTTGAAAAGCAATCCATCAAGCACGTCTGGACGGCTGTGTACCACCCTCAAACAAACAGGGGGTGGAAAGCTTGAACAGAACCCTGAAGGAAGGAATACGAGCCAACTTGTCTGAGGGATAACTTTTTGACGTGGCtctgtgcctttaaaaaatatagatatatttcaccattatttaaccaggtaggctagttgagaacaagttctcatttacaactgcgacctggctaagataaagcaaagcagtgcgacacaaacaacaacacagagttacacatggaataacaaacatacagtcaattatacaatagaaaaaagtatatatacagtgtgtgcaaatgaggtaggataagggaggtaaggcaatgaataggccatagtggctaaaaaattacaatatagcaattaaacactggagtgataaatgtgcagaagatgagtgtgcaagtagagatacaggggtgcaaaggagcaaaataaagaaaataaataacagtatggagatgaggtagtttGATGGGctattacagatgggctatgtacaggtgcagtgatctgtgagctgctctgacagctggtgcttaaagctaatgagggagatatgagtctccagcttcagtgatttttgcagttcattccagtcacagggcggcagggtagcctagtggttagagcgttggactagtaaatgaaaggttgcaagttcaaatccccgagctgacaaggtacaaatctgtcattctgcccctgaacaaggcagttaacccactgttcctaggctgtcattgaaaataagaatttgttcttaactgaattgcctagttaaataaaggtaaaaaataaataaaattggcaacagagaactggaaggaaaggctgccgaaggaggaattggctttgggggtgaccagtgaaaaatacttgctggagcgcatgctacaggtgggtgctgctatggtgaccagtgagctgagataaggtggggctttacctagcaaagatgacctggatccagtgggtttggcgacgaatatgaagcgagagtTTCCAGTCtaacctaggtatttatagttgtccacatattctaagtcagagctggacgggcgggcaggtgtgccTTATACTACTCCACATCAGGGTTATTAAGCACTCCACCACTGGGGTGTCTCCTGCCTCCATTTCACAGAGACAAATCTGATTCTTCATGTTTTGAATCCTTCAGTGGGGTCGATCTCCAGCCAAAAAAAACAGCCctctttcaggaccctgtctttcaaagataattcgtaaaaatccaaataacttcacagatcttcattgtaaagggtttaaacactgtttcccatgctgttcaatgaaccataaacaattaatgaacatgcacctgtggaacggtcgttaagacactaacagcttacagatggtaggcaattcaGGTCACCATTATGAAAACTTagtacactaaagaggcctttctactgactctgaaaaacaccaaaataaagatgcccagggtccctgttcatctgcgtgaacgtgccttaggcatgctgcaaggaggcatgaggactgcagatgtggccagggcaataaattgcaatgtccatactgtcagacgcctaagacagcgctacagggagacaggacggacagctgatcgtcctcgcagtggatcggtacatccaaacatcacacttgcgggacagttacaggatggcaacaccaactccccaagttacaccaggaatgcacaattcctccatcagtgctcagactgtccacaataggctgagagaggctggactgaggtttcctaggcctgttgtaaggcaggtcctcaccagatattcacagcaacaacgtcacctatgggcacaaacccaccatcgctggaccagacaggactggcaaaaagtgctcttttgTCAtacgagtcacagttttgtctcaccaggggtaatggtcggatttgcgtttatcatcaaaggaatgagagttacaccgaggcctgtactctggagcgggatcgatttaaaggtggagggtccatcatggtctggggcggtgtgtcacagcatcatcggactgagcttgtcattgcaggcaatctcaacgctgtgcgttacagggaagacatcctccctcatgtggtacccttcctgcaggctcatcctgacatgaacctccagcatgacaatgccaccagccatactgctcgttctgtgcgtgatttcctgcaagacaggaatgtcagtgttctgccatggccagcgaagagctctgggacctgttggatcggagggtgagggctagggccattcccccagaaatgtcagggaccttgcaggtgccttgatggaagagtggggtaatatctcacagaaagaactggcaaatctggtgcagtccatgaggaggagatgcactgcagtacttaatgcagctggtggccacaccaggtaTTGACTGTCACTTTTGATTTGAAcccccctttgtttagggacacattattcaatttatgttagtcacatgtctgcgatacttgttcagtttatgtctgttgttgaatcttgttatgttcatacaaatatttacacatgttaagtttgctgaaaataaaagcagttgacagtgagaggacgtttcttttttgctgagtttatcatTAACATTATATCCTAAAGTCAGATTTCGTAACCTAATACATCCAATAATAATCTCATCAAACTTTACATTTCGTCGTCGTCATCTTCCAAGTTGTTTCCGCGGGAAGCAAATGGGTAAATTAGCATGACACGAGCTGAATTAAATAGAActaaaaggctttgaaaataaaagCTCGCAGTACGCTCAGTGCGCCGTTCTTTGAATAATGTTGTGTCtatatgtatgtattacaattaatAAACTTCAACAGTATTTACCACTCCTACtactgggacatcaatgattacacattgtaactatgcaatagactagaaacatgattgaagtaaaggctgatttgtaattcatatatacagaaaataaaacatatgaatatctaactcccttcatctgatgtcacaggatagtatttcaatgagatacttaatttcaaccagttgAGAATGTGAAAAGCTTTATTGAAAGTtaattatccaggtgttataaatacataatacatgcattataattatgataattgtaatattataaatgcaatttcaatctgtacttcaatgtacATATGGTGTGCATCATAAAACGaggaagaaagacgaggtggGAGAGatgtgtagaagacagaaagggaaagcggtaagaacagaggcagacagcatatgattaatgaattacagtgctaccctaatattctctcagttcatcacaattacagtgtctctagtggtgtctcctaaccagTCTTGGGCCCTCAGTTGGCCTGAAGGTTATCTTAAGAatgggtgaggtggcgatgatgggactggcttcctctctcacatcaaaacatacctgcagacgagagacagatggatagagagagagcatgattaagccttgtttttttattctaacacagtcagtcatcataatcatcaggaggtgaaatgcaaaactgaccttggatcattaactctgggactactacatctcgatctgtatttcaatgtaaagcatctctttaataatacttcctgttgacccgaccaggtgacctctcacctatgatcatgctgtgccctctgtcaGCCAGTTtagatgcgggaggggttcaccaacagctgatataacctacaGGATTTAGGAAAAGGGGGAGAGgcatgaagtgaaggagagagactgttattgtgtgtggtctcacctggtgtccacactaagtggctacagagtactttatactgaaaaacagacacatgaggacaaacaattGAAGATAGTCATTATTAAacaaataccacttgaagcttgatgatgacttgatcatttcaaccagctgtgtagtgctaaggcaaaaacaaaaatgtgcacatgTCTTTGGAGCATTCCGATATGCCACAGCTGGTGAGGTATCAGGTTCGCCTCTGTACATAAAGGGTGATTATTCCAACTCTCTGAAATGCTGCAGATCTGCCCACAGATGAGGTAGGAACACATATCCCACACAGAAGAGGTGGATAGAATTCAACAGGTCAAGGtacccttcttcctccaaactgtgcatgtgagacaggttccatgtacaacaagacaggcagagaggaagagagaaaaagaacacaacagtttaattacctctggttatggacacttgccagcaataaagcttccacggcctgttcTTTGGACAGTGAACATCttgcaatatctacattttcaaCCCCTTGATCAACTCacactctgaaagtaaagaaaacagcttattttttgtagatatgaaaacaataactgagacatgaccgttcaatctaaagcagcagatgtcattttcaggatacgtcaatacagcacagaaagcttaacaccagactggtattgtggttgttcattaggtgatgggaaatatgcaatttgtatacaaaataatatacataCCTTCTTTGAAAATCCATCTATACTGCCAAAGATGACAATGTTGTATCTTGAAAAAATGCATtagaattaaaagtgaaatgtttGACCTATTAACATGCTTCATTATTACCAGTTGATGAAG comes from the Salmo trutta chromosome 4, fSalTru1.1, whole genome shotgun sequence genome and includes:
- the LOC115192717 gene encoding cathepsin D isoform X2, encoding MSDSERDFSRLFHDSYSDNFDDDDASGSSKVALRNYVDAQFYGEISLGTPPQMFRVTFDTGSNNLWVPSSKCSVADITCLIHRKYNDTKSSTYVKGGRKFSMHYGLGSVTGYLSQDTCTIGSVSVKDQVFGEAVKIYGANFVGAKFDGVLGMSYPTDDAMSPVFDNIMKEKLLAENVFSFYLNHKISSNQPGGQLVLGGTDPAYYTGDFHYVNITTKDLWNIHMDGLSVGEDVKLCKGGCEAVVDTGTSLILGPYDEISALQKAVGAVHWNRGKYTVDCEKVSSLPNVSFTVSGKVYPLTGEQYILRWTTKGKKVCLLGFSPSGFPGWTLGDIFIGAYYTVFDRDNDRVGFAKAI
- the LOC115192717 gene encoding cathepsin D isoform X1, with the protein product MKILYLCALAACAWTSESLIRIPLTKCNSLRQSMSDSERDFSRLFHDSYSDNFDDDDASGSSKVALRNYVDAQFYGEISLGTPPQMFRVTFDTGSNNLWVPSSKCSVADITCLIHRKYNDTKSSTYVKGGRKFSMHYGLGSVTGYLSQDTCTIGSVSVKDQVFGEAVKIYGANFVGAKFDGVLGMSYPTDDAMSPVFDNIMKEKLLAENVFSFYLNHKISSNQPGGQLVLGGTDPAYYTGDFHYVNITTKDLWNIHMDGLSVGEDVKLCKGGCEAVVDTGTSLILGPYDEISALQKAVGAVHWNRGKYTVDCEKVSSLPNVSFTVSGKVYPLTGEQYILRWTTKGKKVCLLGFSPSGFPGWTLGDIFIGAYYTVFDRDNDRVGFAKAI